From a single Apium graveolens cultivar Ventura chromosome 2, ASM990537v1, whole genome shotgun sequence genomic region:
- the LOC141707041 gene encoding F-box/kelch-repeat protein At3g23880-like, translated as MGSLFSKNKSLAILPEDIIKGEILIRLPVKSLVRFRCVCKSWRYLLSCDPCFAKSHLAHSCLDCNNATLIVKYRSNRAYEYKLNLLNSQYLKVSGSVNGLVCVYHNLPNSIPFIGIWNPATSQYKDFFTQFKASHIPLDSGVSVGFGFDSFTDDYKVIFITMSYDSPSPLVADVYSCNAESWGNNSIESSFLLHGILFPWPTIVHGRPYWYNYGVESPEHYFVIYFDLHHEVFKLLPGIKYVMATTQNRVMVNLRDSLAMLFDYTPDYTPRSVDVYIFNERSGSWSKNYSVTSIKVPKNMPLLNCFSNGDLLFRRNLCLNLVTISQESHGINMFGNEVYDYYGPVSKVFCPCSYSYIESLVSVKGMHPMLISEAESDIFVIDWSF; from the coding sequence atgGGTAGCCTCTTCTCTAAGAACAAATCACTTGCTATTCTTCCTGAAGACATAATCAAAGGTGAGATTCTTATCAGATTACCAGTAAAATCACTTGTGAGATTCAGATGTGTCTGTAAATCTTGGCGATATCTGCTTTCATGCGACCCTTGTTTTGCCAAATCTCATCTCGCTCACTCTTGTTTGGATTGTAATAACGCCACCCTCATTGTCAAGTATCGTTCTAATCGTGCATATGAGTACAAATTAAACCTTTTAAATTCACAATACTTGAAAGTAAGCGGTTCAGTTAATGGGTTAGTGTGCGTGTACCATAATTTGCCAAATTCGATACCCTTTATCGGAATATGGAACCCTGCTACAAGCCAGTACAAGGATTTTTTTACGCAATTCAAGGCATCTCATATTCCACTTGATTCTGGTGTATCTGTGGGGTTTGGTTTTGATTCTTTTACTGATGATTATAAAGTTATTTTTATTACCATGTCTTATGATTCCCCGTCACCATTAGTAGCCGATGTCTACTCGTGTAATGCTGAATCTTGGGGTAACAATAGCATTGAGTCTAGTTTTCTACTACACGGTATTCTTTTTCCATGGCCTACAATTGTCCATGGACGTCCTTATTGGTATAATTATGGCGTCGAATCACCTGAACATTATTTTGTTATTTACTTTGATCTCCATCATGAGGTTTTTAAGTTGTTGCCTGGCATTAAATATGTCATGGCAACCACACAAAATAGGGTTATGGTGAATTTGAGGGATTCTCTTGCTATGTTGTTTGATTATACTCCCGACTATACTCCCAGATCAGTTGATGTTTATATTTTCAATGAAAGATCAGGTAGTTGGAGTAAGAATTACTCCGTCACATCCATCAAAGTACCAAAGAATATGCCATTACTTAATTGCTTTAGTAACGGTGATTTACTATTTAGGAGAAACTTGTGTCTCAATTTAGTTACTATCAGCCAGGAATCCCATGGAATTAACATGTTTGGCAATGAAGTTTATGACTATTATGGCCCTGTTTCCAAGGTCTTTTGCCCATGTAGCTATAGTTACATAGAGAGTCTAGTTTCTGTCAAGGGAATGCACCCAATGCTTATCAGTGAAGCCGAGTCTGATATTTTTGTTATAGATTGGAGTTTTTGA
- the LOC141685891 gene encoding secreted RxLR effector protein 161-like has translation MDKSHPLTTPMVVRFLEPDNDPFRPREDDEEVLGPEIPYLGAIGALMYLANNTRPDIAFVVNLLARFSSAPMDIHWNGIKHIFRYLRGTTDFELFFPKNSTSQLIGYTNVRNLSDPHFGKSQTGYVFTYCGAAISWKSTK, from the coding sequence atggataaatctcATCCATTGACTACTCCAATGGTGGTTAGATTTTTAGAGCCTGATAATGATCCATTTCGACCACGAGAAGATGATGAAGAGGTTCTTGGTCCTGAAATCCCATATCTAGGTGCAATTGGTGCACTTATGTATCTTGCAAATAATACAAGGCCAGATATTGCATTTGTTGTGAATTTATTGGCTAGATTTAGCTCTGCTCCGATGGACATACATTGGAATGGAATTAAACATATATTTCGTTATCTTCGGGGAACAACAGACTTTGAATTATTCTTCCCGAAAAACTCAACATCTCAGTTGATCGGATATACAAACGTTAGAAACttgtcagatcctcattttggCAAATCACAAACTGGATATGTATTTACATATTGCGGTGCAGCCATTTCCTGGAAATCCACGAAGTAA
- the LOC141685897 gene encoding cytochrome P450 83B1-like — translation MGRLIDNLNGAWTRLEKSFSETDTFYQQLIDEHIRTSTVTSTEDCSSILDILLQMKKESSDFTFDHIKAILMLEYLLSKCVLKNLLFLRYAHNFIVAATDTTTAAAVWVMTLLIKNPVSMKKVQQELRDFARGKRYLDENEIQQLVYLKAVVEAMRMQPPAPLLHRETIEKCELSDYDIEAKTCVYINTYAIGRDPECWENPDEFSPERFMNSNIDFRGHDYELIPFGSGRRICPGISMGATTTELVVANLLYSFNWKLPPGTSREDIDMATLPGLTFHKKNPLCLIPEIID, via the exons ATGGGTCGATTGATTGATAACCTTAATGGTGCCTGGACTCGGTTGGAGAAGAGTTTTAGTGAAACAGATACTTTTTATCAACAACTCATCGATGAACATATTCGCACATCCACTGTAACATCTACTGAAGACTGCAGCAGCATCCTCGACATCTTACTTCAGATGAAAAAGGAGTCTTCCGATTTCACCTTTGATCACATCAAAGCAATATTAATG CTTGAGTACCTTTTAAGCAAATGTGTGCTAAAAAATTTGCTTTTCCTACGTTATGCACACAACTTTATAGTTGCAGCAACGGATACAACTACAGCAGCTGCAGTTTGGGTCATGACTTTGTTAATCAAGAACCCCGTATCAATGAAGAAAGTACAACAGGAGCTTAGAGATTTTGCACGAGGGAAAAGATATTTAGACGAAAACGAAATCCAACAACTTGTTTATCTTAAGGCAGTAGTGGAGGCAATGAGAATGCAGCCACCTGCTCCACTTCTGCATCGAGAAACCATTGAAAAGTGTGAGCTAAGTGACTATGATATTGAAGCTAAAACATGTGTTTACATAAACACATATGCCATCGGAAGGGATCCTGAATGTTGGGAAAATCCGGATGAGTTTTCACCCGAAAGATTCATGAATAGTAATATAGATTTTAGAGGACATGATTATGAGCTGATACCATTTGGATCAGGCCGGAGAATATGTCCAGGAATATCAATGGGAGCAACTACGACAGAGCTAGTGGTTGCTAATCTTCTCTACTCTTTTAACTGGAAATTGCCTCCAGGTACAAGCAGGGAAGATATTGACATGGCCACACTGCCTGGCTTAACATTTCACAAGAAGAATCCTCTGTGTCTTATCCCAGAAATTATTGATTAA